CATTTGAGCTTTTTTCAATGCTAAATCCAATCACACATACAAAAACTTTCCGTGATGTACAGATTTATGAAAATGAACCATATGCCATGTCAGCTGATGTGTATACCGCAAAACCCTATCAAGGCCGGGGTGGCTGGTCTTGGTACACTGGAGCTTCTGGCTGGATGTATCAGGCAGGATTAGAGTATGTATTAGGGCTCAAGCTTCAAGGGGACCAACTAACGATACAACCTTGTGTGCCGCCTGAATGGAAATCATTCACAATCGACTATCGTTATGGAAAGACAACCTATTCACTTGAGGTTGATAGTACACAAGGTCATGGTGTTCCAGTGAAATGGGTAGTTGACGGCAAAGATGTCGGTAAGCAGTCCTTTCTGCAACTAGTGGATGACGGCCAAGAACATAATGTTGTCGTTCATTTAGGTTTGAGTCGTTCGAGTACTGTTGGGTAGATTGGAGAAAATTTTAAAGAAAAAAAATAAGGAGGAGCCAATTGCTCCCCCTTATTTGGTGTGGTCTTTACTTAAAGATCCAGCTGTTTTAACCGGGATTAGAAAGCTTAACACAACGGTTATAAGACTCATACAAAGAGCATAAAGAAACACGTTCTTCATCCCGATGACAACGTTTGCCGCATGATTAATGAGTAAACCCATGATGGTAACGCCAATAGATGTTCCAATGTTTCTTAAAAAGATTTGCAGTGATGTCGACATACCCTTTATATGTGATTCGGCAAATTCTTGAGAAGCAATTGTTCCCACGGCAAATAATAAACCAAAGGCAAAACCCTGAACGGTCAAAATCAGAAACAATCCAACATAGGAAATATCCTGAATGAATAAATAGAGTCCTAATCCTGAAACAGTAGTAATAAAGCTGCCGATGATAAATAAGATATTGTAGCCAAAGCGTATGATCCATTTCCCTGCCGGTGTACTTCCAAACATCCAGCCGATTGCAATACTTAATAGAATCAGCCCGCTTTTATATATACTCATATCGTTGCCTTCTTGCAAGAATAATGGAATAAAGTTCGATGTACCAAAAAAGGATAGACAGTAAAATAACATGAAAAGATTGGTCATAAGTATGCCTCTATTTTTAAAAAGGGAAACAGGAAGAAACGGATGCTCTTCCTTCCTTTCGACCAATACAAAAACAATCAAACCGATAAAACCAATCATAAGGTACCAAAAAGGATTTCCAACGTTTGTGGCCAGTAACAAAAGTGTAATCGAAATTCCGAATACGAAGAATCCTTTATAGTCGATATAAGTCTTTTTAAATTCCAATTTTTCCTGATAGGGAATCAAACATAGCACGGTGGCTATACCTATTGGAATATTGATAAAGAAAATCCATCTCCATGTCAAGGCTTCAACAAAAAAAGAACCCAAAACGGGACCCACAATAGAGGAAATGGCCCAAATGGTGCTAAAAACCGCTTGGATTTTCCCGCGTTTTTCAATCGTAAACAAATCTCCAACGATAATCATCGAGAGTGGGATCATTCCTCCGGCTCCAAGGCCTTGAATCCCTCTAAATACAATCAGCATTACCATGGAATTCGCTATACCGCAAAGAATCGAGCCGATCGTAAAAAGGCCAACTGCAATCATTAATAGCTTTTTCCGGCCATACATATCCGATAATTTTCCGTACAGTGGAACTGTAACAGTACTTGCTAACATGTAAACAACAAAAATCCAAGCAAACAACTCCGTGCCGCCAAGTTGTTTAACAATGGTAGGACTAGCCGTTTGCATAATGTTGGCATCAAGCGCCGAAATGAGGGTTGTGATCACAAGCCCCCAAAATACATATCTATTTTTTCCCATAAGTACCCCCTAAGTGCTAAGAAAAAACAATGGTTTATTCCATTTTTTTACATTTTATTATTTCCACAACTATCATTATAGCAAACTGTCACAATTAAAATCTAATTAAATTTTTATTGAAATTTTCCACTAAAATGAAAAAGACCCCACATGAGGGTGGCGTCCATAGAGTGCAGCACAAATTGCTGCGAAATAATCTTACACATATACCTGTTCATTTATTAATAAGGGCTGTGTAATGGTAGGTAAAATAATTTCGATTGTTGTTCCTTCATTTACTGTACTTTCAATCGTTAACACTCCTTTATGACTTTCGATTATTTTAAAGCAGGTCATGAGCCCAAGACCTGTACCTTTTTCCTTTGTAGTATAAAAAGGTTCTCCGAGTGTTGACAATCTTTCTTTTGGAATACCGATACCCTGATCGATAATTTTAATCGAAATCTTCCCTTCTTCTATTTGCTTCACCTTTACCTCAATTTTTCCACCTTGGGGCATCGCCTCTATGGCATTTTTAAGAAGGTTTAGAAAAACCTGCTTCAACTGATTTTCTTCACAGCTGATCTTCGGTAAATCCTGTTCAAAATCAATGAAAATCTCTACATTATTCAAAATTGATTGAGTACCAATTAAGGTAACAACATCCTTTATTAAAACGTTTACTTCTTGTTCGACATAAACAGCTGCAGTCGGTTTTGCAAGCACAAGGAATTCTCCAACGATGCTATTGATACGTTCAAGCTCTGAGAGCACAATATCAAAGTATTCCTCTTTTTGTTGATTCGCCTTAAATAACTGTATGAATCCTTTTATGGACGTAAGGGGATTTCGAATTTCATGGGCAATACCTGCTGCCATTTGTCCTAAAAGTGCCAGTTTTTCTGACTTTTGCAGCATCCGTTCCGTCTGTTCTTTTCTATCAGTAATATCCTTTC
The DNA window shown above is from Neobacillus sp. WH10 and carries:
- a CDS encoding MDR family MFS transporter; the encoded protein is MGKNRYVFWGLVITTLISALDANIMQTASPTIVKQLGGTELFAWIFVVYMLASTVTVPLYGKLSDMYGRKKLLMIAVGLFTIGSILCGIANSMVMLIVFRGIQGLGAGGMIPLSMIIVGDLFTIEKRGKIQAVFSTIWAISSIVGPVLGSFFVEALTWRWIFFINIPIGIATVLCLIPYQEKLEFKKTYIDYKGFFVFGISITLLLLATNVGNPFWYLMIGFIGLIVFVLVERKEEHPFLPVSLFKNRGILMTNLFMLFYCLSFFGTSNFIPLFLQEGNDMSIYKSGLILLSIAIGWMFGSTPAGKWIIRFGYNILFIIGSFITTVSGLGLYLFIQDISYVGLFLILTVQGFAFGLLFAVGTIASQEFAESHIKGMSTSLQIFLRNIGTSIGVTIMGLLINHAANVVIGMKNVFLYALCMSLITVVLSFLIPVKTAGSLSKDHTK
- a CDS encoding ATP-binding protein; translation: MNRSGQIILLFISIAFTAYQKIWAHYAFFTIDFFIFNFIAWVVGWQYDKARFFEKKARASEESYRKLIDSLPDPVYITQDHKFLYANNAAARLVGASNNKDIIGKSIFEFIFPEYSDRLMERFKQIMKEEQPVNTIEYKAKRLDGSAFFFEVSALSIVFGGKEAILSIGKDITDRKEQTERMLQKSEKLALLGQMAAGIAHEIRNPLTSIKGFIQLFKANQQKEEYFDIVLSELERINSIVGEFLVLAKPTAAVYVEQEVNVLIKDVVTLIGTQSILNNVEIFIDFEQDLPKISCEENQLKQVFLNLLKNAIEAMPQGGKIEVKVKQIEEGKISIKIIDQGIGIPKERLSTLGEPFYTTKEKGTGLGLMTCFKIIESHKGVLTIESTVNEGTTIEIILPTITQPLLINEQVYV